In Miscanthus floridulus cultivar M001 chromosome 5, ASM1932011v1, whole genome shotgun sequence, one genomic interval encodes:
- the LOC136452430 gene encoding putative cytochrome c oxidase subunit 5b-like translates to MWRRLHTLAPALRRATAAVAAGAPAAPASSAACAAPLSSAAAAFRRTSPLLSEDKPARVEDVMPIATGLEREELEAEVQGKKRFDMDPPVGPFGTKEAPAVIESYYNKRIVGCPGGEGEDEHDVVWFWLKKDEPHECPVCSQHFVLKVIGDGGDPDGHDDEDDGHH, encoded by the exons ATGTGGCGCCGCCTCCACACCCTAGCCCCCGCCTTGCGCAGGGCTACCGCCGCCGTTGCTGCCGGGGCCCCCGCGGCGCCCGCCTCCTCTGCAGCCTGCGCCGCGCCGCTCTCCTCGGCGGCCGCCGCCTTCCGCCGCACCAGCCCGCTCCTCTCAG AGGACAAGCCGGCGAGGGTGGAGGACGTCATGCCCATCGCCACGGGGCTCGAGCGGGAGGAGCTGGAGGCCGAGGTCCAG GGGAAGAAGCGGTTTGACATGGATCCCCCGGTCGGCCCCTTCGGTACCAAG GAGGCACCAGCTGTCATCGAGTCCTACTATAACAAGCGGATAGTCGGTTGCCCTGGTGGTGAGGGAG AGGATGAACATGATGTTGTATGGTTCTGGTTGAAAAAAGATGAGCCTCATGAATGTCCAGTCTGCTCGCAACACTTTGTG CTTAAGGTCATCGGTGATGGTGGAGATCCAGATGgtcatgatgatgaagatgatggacATCACTAA